The DNA sequence CCTATACATCAACAACCATCTGGTTCACTATGTAGGATTCAGCCTATACATCAACAACCATCTGGTTCACTATGTAGGATTCAGCCTATACATCAACAACCATCTGGTTCACTATGTAGGATTCAGCCTATACATTAACAACCATCTGGTTCACTATGTAGGATTCAGCCTATACATTAACAACCATCTGGTTCACTATGTAGGATTCAGCCTATACATTAACAACCATCTGGTTCACTATGTAGGATTCAGCCTATACATTAACAACCATCTGGTTCACTATGTAGGATTCAGCCTATACATCAACAACCATCTGGTTCACTATGTAGGATTCAGCCTATACATCAACAACCATCTGGTTCACTATGTAGGATTCAGCCTATACATCAACAACCATCTGGTTCACTATGTAGGATTCAGCCTATACATCAACAACCATCTGGTTCACTATGTAGGATTCAGCCTATACATCAACAACCATCTGGTTCACTATGTAGGATTCAGCCTATACATCAACAACCATCTGGTTCACTATGTAGGATTCAGCCTATACATCAACAACCATCTGGTTCACTATGTAGGATTCAGCCTATACATCAACAACCATCTGGTGCCATTGTTCTTCTCTAATTCTGTTTGTTTTTTGTCACCAATAATCTTTTACTTACTGAGGTAATCCCAATTAACTTCTTCTCCTTCGGAATTGATCAAACCAccaacttcctcctcctcctcttctttactATCGACATATAAGGTAGATGTTTGACTGCAGCCTTCACCGTGGCCTTGGTCAGGACCCAGAGAGCTTTTATCTTTGACGACGGTTCCCTAAATGGCAGAGGAGTCACACAGTACGTTGAGTTAAGAGACTGTttagtttaaaaaatgtattccatCCTACTCTGATGAAATACGTGTatttttaagcaataaggcacgagggggtatAGCCGCGGTATATTGGCCTTACACCACAAAcctccaaggtgccttattgctattataaactggttaccaacgtaattagagacaaaaaaatgtcatgttttgtcattcctgtggtatacggtctgatataccactgctgtcagccaatcagcattcagggctcgaaccacccagtttataaaaggCTTTATCCTCTGGCATTTCTTTGTACTTTTAAACTGTACAAATGTTAAAGCCAAAAATCAATCACAATCAACAAATGAATCCTGTTAGTGACGTCCTATTCCCCCATCTGGTTTGGATAGCCCACAGGTATAGTCTGATGATTTACCTGAGCATCCCCACCAGCGGTCTGACATCCTCCAGTAACAGGAGCAGACCCCTCTCCAGTGTGGGACGACCTCAGGAGCCGACCCCtcttcacagtaacagcagcagaCCCCTCTCCAGTGTGGGACGACCTCAGGAGCCGACCCCTCTTCATGTTAGCAGACCCATTATCTCCAGTGTGGGACTGTCTGTGTTTCCTCAGGTTTGCTGTTGAGTTGAAGCTCTCCCCACAGACAGAGCACTGGTAAGGTCTCTCCCCGGTGTGCATCCTGCGATGGACCTGTCAAGTCAGAATTGAATTAAAACGCATATTAGACGGGTCACAACTCACTTTACATCATTAAAGGGATAAAAAGAATGTAGGGAAAAGGGAATGTGGAGATAACTAGTGAACTATGTCGGTTGACCTAATCCGCCTCTACCCTCCGTTCTATTAGCGAACGTgtaatcactggagaacaaactggatgagctccatttCGAGACTATCATATCaacaggacctgaagaactggaatatcctatgtttctcagagtcgtggctgaacaaaaGACATGGATTATATACacatctagctggtttttctatgcatcagcaggacagaacgGCAGCGTCAGGTAAGCTCAAAGGGGGAGGTGTATGTCTCTTAACAACAGCTGGTTGCTCAATCTCTGAAATTAAGGTTCTGCTCACccgagttagaatacctcatgataagctgtagaccacactatttaccaataTAGGACCATAAACAAGAAAatgaaaacactcatccagaggcggtgctcctagtggccggtgattttaaatGCAGGCAAACTGAAATCTGTTGTACCTCATTTCTAccatcacctttactccacacacagaaacgcatacaaatatctccctcgccctccatttggcaaatctgaccataactcgatcctccgattcctgcttacaagcaaaaactcaaacaggaagtaccagtaatgcactcaatacggaagtggtccgatgaagcggatgctaagctacaggactgtttctcttcagaacagactggaatatgttccaggattgaggagtttaccacatcagtcaccagcttcattaataagtgcatcgacgacatcgtccccacagtgacggtACATagatatcccaaccagaagccatggatacatacaggcaacatccgcactgagctaaaggctagagctgtcgctttcaaggagcgggactctaatccggaagcttataagaaattttGCTACGCCCTCCGATGACCCATCaaaaaggcaaagcatcaatacaggatcgAATCCTCATACATTGGCTCTGACacacgtcggatgtggcagggcttgcaaactatcacagattacaaagagaaacctagccgagagctgcccagtgacgcgagcctaccagacgagctaaaagTCAAGCAACAGTGAACCTTGCATGGGAGCACCGGCTGTTCCAGACAACTCTGTGATCAtactctctgtagccgatgtgaggaagaccattaaacaggttaacatttactatggccacagggccagacagattaccaggatgcatactcagagcatgcgctgaccagctggcaagtgtcttcactaacattttcaatctctccctgagccagtctgtaatatctacatgtttcaagcagaccaccatagtccctgtgcccaagaaggcCAAGGtgacctgtctaaatgactatcgcccgtaACACACTTCTGTAGTcgtgaaatgctttgaaaggctggttatggctcacatcaacaccatcatcatcccagacaccctggacccactccaattcgcattaccgccccaacagatccacagatgatgcaatctctattgcacaccaCACTATCTTTTCCCATCCgaacaagaggaacacctatgtaagaatgctgttgattgactacagctcaacaccatagtgccctccaaactcatcactaagcaatGGACCCTAGGATTGAacaccttctgcaactggatactggacttcctgaagggccggccccaggtgatgagggtaggcaacaacacatctgccacgctgaccctcaacacgggggcccctcaggggtgtgtgctcagtcccctcctgtattccctgttcacccacgactgcttggccgtgcacaactccaacaccatcattacgtttgctgacaacacgacagtggtaggcctgatcaccgatgacaatgagacagcctatagggaggaggtcagagacctggcagtgtggttccaggacaacaacctctccctcaatgtcagcatgaCAAAGGCGCTGacagtggactacaggaaatggagggctgagcactcccccattcacaatcgatggggctgtagtggagcaggttgagagcttcaagttcctcggtgtccacatcactaaggctctatcatggtccaaacacagaacacattcgtgaagagggcacgacaacgcctcttccccctcaggaggctgagaagatttggaatgggtcctcagatcctcaaaaggttttacagctgcaccatcgagagtatcctgactggttgcatcactgcctggtatggcaactgcttggcatctgactgcaaggcactacagagggtagcgcgtacggcccagtacttcACTGGCTACaagctcccagccatccaggacctctataccaggcggaaagtcctaaacattgtcaaagactcaagtcatagactgctctctgtgctaatgcacggcaagcggtacctatgcatcaagtctggaaccaacaggaccatgaacagcttctacccccaagccataagactaatAAATAGTTTGTTACTCtgtattatctgtcactttattcctagttatatgtacatatctacctcaattacctcgtaaccctgcacatggactcggtattggccaagttatcgttactcattgtgtatatagtctacacctgttgtctacacctgttgcttacaaagcatgtgacaaataaaattacatttgagTGATAAAAAACAATGTAGGGAAGTGTGGTAATAATGGCTAAAAGACCTTGAGGGAGGACGCGTAGGAGAACCTCATCCCACAGACATCGCAAGattgaggtttctctcctgtatgtgtccGCTGGTGGTCCTTCAGACGCTCAAATCGAGGGAAACTCCGTCCACACACGGAGCAGGAGTAAGGTTTTTCTCCAGTGTGTACCTTCTGGTGTTTTAACAGATTCCCTCGCTGGATGAACCTCTTCCCACAGagagagcagtggtaaggtttctcccctgtgtgcgtCAGAAGGTGTCTCTGTAGGGTGATACCCCCTGTGGAGAAACCTCTACCGCACATGGAGCAGCGGAAGGGTTTCTCTCCACTGTGTGTGCGGAGATGTGCAACTAGCTTCGATGGTTTAGGGAACTCCTTTCCACACACCGAGCAGAGGTGAGGCTTCTTGGTTCTGCATCGTTTCTCCTGGATTTGTTGGTGTTGTTCAGGTTCTGCTGATGTAGAGGGAATCTCACCGCTAACAAAGACTGGGACAGGGCTTTTTCCTGTGTGGATAAATGAAGAGGTTAAACAATGGATCtgccaaatgacatcctattcccgACATAGAACCCTATGGGCAAAAGTGTAGAGCAGGTTAAACAACTACTTAGCCGTTATGCTAACACTAGCCGACCGACTAACTAACAcagaggctgcgtcccaaatagcaccctattccctaaagggctctggtcaaaaagtagtgctatgtagggaattgggtgccatttttGGGATGCATCCTTCAACAATGAAGAGCTCAATCAAAATCGTCATCATTCTGCCTCTTACTAGAAAGAGAAACGTGACCAACTTCCTCTCCGTCGGAATTGATCAAACCACCAActtcctcatcctcttcttctctcgcctccttcccctcctcttctttctccagTTCTTCAACTATAATTTTCAGTCCCAGAGTTTCACCCAGGGACTCTTTGGGTTTGGGGCTCGATTGGTCACCAGGGTCCTAGAATGGAAATTGAATtaaatattataaaaaaaaaaaaaaacaagatagGAATAACAAAGCTCTTGGCCCTAACTACCTATGAAGGTTCCCTAGATGGCAGAATATTGACGTCTCCTCTTGAAACACTTGAAGCACTGTCAGTCATAAtttaaatggaaccctattcccaagGCCCAGGCTATTGCGATTTGGGACGTGGCTATAATTGTGTCCCACCTTGCTGCGGTCTCGCTCCACCTGTCCACCATCTCCTGTGTGAGTCTGCTGGTGTTCTCTCAGGAGACCAGGCCGTGAgaagctcttcccacacacagagcaggggaatggtttctctcctgtgtgagacctataaatcaaatcaaactttatttaaagtgtatTTAAAATCACAACACTTAACAATGAAATACAGGAGATCAAAAAAACAACAGAAGGCAATAAAAGTGATTAATAAAGGAACATCAAATAAAAGAGATGACaaaaataatagtgaaaacatcgaTTCAAGTCCATACTAACCTCTGGTGATCCCTGAGTCCTGAGGGTGTGAAgaagctcttcccacacacaGAGCAGCAGTGAAGTCTCTCTGCGGTGTGCTTCAGCTGGTGGGCCCTAAGATAAGataaaaatagattaaaaaaaactacaaaaaccACTTGACTACTTGAAATGACCCTGTAAACCTTATAATTGATAAATAAAAAGCATAGTTTAGACCTCAGGTTTCTCTGCTGGGTGTAGCTTCTCCCACAGTCGGAGCAGCGGTACGGTCTCTCTCCCGTGTGCAACAGTTGGTGTCTCTTCAGGCTGAtcagttataagttagttatatgTAGTTCAAGTTCTATTACACCCACATAGCAGCCAGTCAAAACAAACCAATGAACTCCATGAGCATGCAAATGACATATGCCAAactaaatacatatatatacttAAAAAGGACGGACCAGGGtcatattcactaggaaccaaaagGTTGCACACGGCCGTAACAGAGAAGGGATGACCTGTTCAATAAGAAGCACTTGTTTTCGTTTCcctttgcaaaacattttttgctATGGCGTGCACTAGAATCTAGGTGTGCACTAATTAATACGACACTGGTCTACACTGATAACAACACCACACCTGATCATCTGGGAGAAGGTGTTCCCACAGTCGGGGCAGGAGTAAGGTTTCTCTCCGGTGTGGACGATCTGGTGGAGCGTCAGGCTCCCCTTCTGGGCgaagctcttcccacacacagagcaggagtaaggcttctctccagtgtggatTCTCATATGGACTTGAAGCTTGTATGCAATGGGAAACTCCTTTCCACACACAGGGCAGGGGTGGGCTCTTCTGTGACAGCTGTGATGCtgtttatgttgttgtttatgcTCTACGGCTGCAGGGAGACTCTCCTTAGTAGTCTCAGAGTGGTGGTTGTTAGAACTGTCTCCTGTGTGGATGAGGACAATAGTTTGGGTTAAATATACTAAACCATAACTAACGAACTTAACATGAGAACTGAAGGTCAAAGGGTAAtgagtaatttaaaaaaaagctacaatctgcagttgctacatccatttttggacttaaaaTTAAAAAAGGAACTCTATGGCCATTTTTGACCTCAACATTGTTGTCCAGATCACGTTATGAACCTGTAGGACTGTAGATCAAAAGCTAGGTATTCTTTTTTTGTATCCGGATTTTACCATCAGTGGCATATTTGGGGCTAGGGAGGGAGGAGCGAGGTTGATTTCCTGATCTCTACTTGCCTCGCCCCCTCGAATGCGGGAAAAATGTGTACGTTCCTAGTTAAACAGCCTTGAGACTGTAATCCTGAAGATCAACTGGAGAAGACATCCTAAACCAGCGGGGCCAAGAAGACAGATAACAGCAGAGTAAGTGTTTTGCGCCAGCTAATGTTTTTATATTGAAAAACTGGCATATAACGTTAGCGCTGTTGAATCGTTAGTTCTGCTATCGTTACTTAACTTAGAGATCTGCCTAGTTTCTTTACATCTAGAGCTAGCGCATTGACACAGCCTAGCTGGTAACGTAGAGAAAAGTGGTAGCATTGACATAGCCTAGCTGGTAACGAAGAGAAAAGTGGTAGCATTGACATAGCCTAGCTGGTAACGAAGAGAAAAGTGGTAGCATTGACATAGCCTAGCTGGTAACGTAGAGAAAAGTGGTAGCATTGACATAGCCTAGCTGGTAACGAAGAGAAAAGTGGTAGCATTGACATAGCCTAGCTGGTAACGAAGAGAAAAGTGGTAGCATTGACATAGCCTAGCTGGTAACGAAGAGAAAAGTGGTAGCATTGACATAGCCTAGCTGGTAACGAAGAGAAAAGTGGTAGCATTGACATAGCCTAGCTGGTAACGAAGAGAAAAGTGGTAGCATTGACATAGCCTAGCTGGTAACGTAGAGAAAAGTGGTAGCATTGACATAGCCTAGCTGGTAACGAAGAGAAAAGTGGTAGCATTGACATAGCCTAGCTGGTAACGAAGAGAAAAGTGGTAGCATTGACATAGCCTAGCTGGTAACGAAGAGAAAAGTGGTAGCATTGACATAGCCTAGCTGGTAACGAAGAGAAAAGTGGTAGCATTGACATAGCCTAGCTGGTAACGAAGAGAAAAGTGGTAGCATTGACACAGCCTAGCTGGTAACGTAGAGACAATTGGTAGCATTGACATAGAATGCTTTTCTCTACGTTACCTGCTAGGCTAATACTGACTTGAAAATTGCCATATTTGGCTGCTGGGTGTGCTCCCACAATAATATCAAAAAATAGCTGTATTTACTAGTCTCGTATAGCATTCAATAGGCTACAAGCGTGCTATGGTAATCTTCCGACATCTTGTTTATATTTTCGGCGTCATGGTAGACTTCGATCACGTTACCTTGGTATCGGCTCCATCTATCAGCTGGGTTTACTAATGTTAGAGAACACACCATCCTAACAACAAATATgattcatcttttatttctttttcCCCCTTTCAGAAAATACCGCCGGCCTCCACAGCCTACTGTTTCTTCCTGGATACTTCAAGGAGAAAGACTTGGGGAAAAACAAGAGTGGTTTCACCTGCCATGGTGGTTGGGCGCATTCTCCTGATGGTCAGTACACTATAGAGGCTTCATCCAGGTTGATGAGGAATATCTATCTCCTGATGGTCACTAAAGAGGCTTTATCCAGGTTGATGAGGAATATATATCTCCTGATGGTCACCATAGAGGCTTTATCCAGGTTGATGAGGAATATATATCTCCTAATGGTCACTATAGAGGCTTCATCCAGGTTGATGATCCTCTGGATGAACTGTAATAATGTGCAATCATTTTTTCCAAATGGTATCCGAGTTGTTTCAAAACATATTAAAACTTATTttggctcaaatcccgttaacgggatcgatttgacaacagccagtgaaattgcatgGCGCCatattcaaacaacagaaatctcataattaaaattcctcaaacatacaagtattatacaccattttaaagatacacttcttgttaatccaaccacagtgtccgatttcaaaaaggctttacggcgaaagcataccatgcaattatgttaggtcagcggctagtcacaaaaaaacagcaattttccagccaaagagaggagtcacaaaaagcagaaatagagataaaattaatcactaacctttgatgatcttcatcagatggcactcataggacttcatgttacacaatacatgtatgttttgttcgataaaattcatatttatatccaaaaatctcagtttacattggcgcgttatgttcagtaatcttttgcctccaaaacatccggtgaatttgcAGAGatacatcaatttacagaaatactcatcataaactttgatgaaagatacaagtttTATACATAGGATTAGAGATAAACTtgtccttaatgcaaccgctgtgtcagatttcaaaaaagctttacggcgaaagcacaccatgcgataatatgagtacagcgctcagccaccaaaacaagccatacagatacccgccaagttgtggagtcaacaaaagtcagaaatagcgttataaatattcacttacctttgatgatcttcatcggaatgcactcccaggaatcccagttccacaataaatgtttgttttgttcgataaagttcatctttatgtccaaatacctcctttttgttcgcgcgtttagttcACTAATCCAAATGTACAAAGCGcaggcactaagtccagacgaaaagtcaaaaaaggtccattacagtttgtagaaacatgtcaaacgatgtatataatcaatctttaggatgtttttatcatacatCTTCAATAACATTCCAACCCGGACAATTCCgttgtcattagaaaggaaagagaaTGAGCGTCGCGCTCACGGCCACGCGCaagactaaactaaaggctttcagcctGACCAATTGTTGAAACAGCttttattcgctcccctttcacaagagaagcctgaaacaactttctaaagactgttgacagctactggaagctttaggaagtgcaatctgaccccatttacactggatattggataggcaatcacttgaaaaactacaaacctcaaatttcccacttcctggttggatttttctcagattttcgcctgtcatatgagttctgttatactcacagacattatttgaacagttttggaaactttacagtgttttctgtccaaatctactaattatatgcatattctggcctctgggcctgagtaacaggcagtttactttgggcacgcttttcatccggacgtgaaaatactgcccccttgcaTAAGAGGTTAATGTAATACTAAAGTAGAATGGGGTAAGACCAAGGGTTTATATTCACTCactgcaccagctgttgtttacataaatgcataggcccccgccccgtgtttTACCAGAGGCTACTGTTGTCTTGCCgacagtgtataacccgccagctgtatgttcttaacgtcttcgttcagccacgactcggtgaaacataagataataccgtttttaatgtcccgttggtaggatatacgtgctttcagttcgtcccatttattttccagcaattgaacgttagctagcagaatggaaggcaagggcaaattagccactcgtcgcctgatcctcgcaaggcaccctgatcttttgcctcaaaatctctgtttccttctccagcaaatcacagggatctgggcctggtcgggtgtctgcagTATACCCCtcgcgtccgactcattgaagaagaactcctcgtcCAATTTGAGATGAATAATCCCAgctctgatgtccagaagctcttttcggtcataagagatggtggcagcaacattatgtacaaaacaagttacgaacaacgcgaaaaaacaaacaaaatagcatgattggttgagagccgataagacggcagccctaccCTCCGACGCCATTATTCTCCTGGttccaaaaaataaatacaaacccAAGTCCCCTCCTTATTTGTATCTTCCTGGTATCCAATAAAGAGGGGACTTGGGTTTGTATCTTCCTGGTATCCAATAAAGAGGGGACTTGGGTTTGTATCTTCCTGGTATCCAATAAAGAGGGGACTTGGGTTTGTATCTTCCTGGTATCCAATAAAGAAGGGACTTGGGTTTGTATCTTCCTGGTATCCAATAAAGAGGGGACTTGGGTTTGTATCTTCCTGGTATCCAATAAAGAGGGGACTTGGGTTTGTATCTTCCTGGTATCCAATAAGGAGGGGACTTGGGTTTGTATCTTCTGATATCCAATAAGGAGGGTCTTGCAGTGGGTGGAGCAactcaaatagaaccaagttctattttagcgcttggcaacaCAGACGCTAGTTCATGTGCGCGAGTGGTGTGGGTGAAATGATTGAATGACATGTACTGTACGTGTGCATTTATTTTTGCAACGTGGCCGGAGAGGTTTGCCTGTAACAACTCGCTGTGGAGTTGTGGAGGCAAACTGTGGAACGTTCCTTTAATGATATATACTCATTGATTCTTGTAGAATATAACTTATCAATATTttatgagtttagttcaactgtcataccccatcagaacccaaaatataaaatTGTTTTGCTCCAATGTTTTTATCAAACACTGTGTAGACTTAAAACTATCCTTGCATTCATAGCTCGGTCTATgcatttgagagtagttacatttctccaggcccgtacctcagctttttaccgaaacagagGCGGGGTgcccgctttgttattgttttaattAAGGACTCTAGCTTTAATGATTTATATTTAATAGGAGAAGCCCTCCTTACTTCGTTTTATTAGTAATTGGTGTGTAACTAAACCGGTCTGACACAATAAGGCGTGACTATGACATGTGACAGAACATGTACTCACCAAAAGCAggatcctcctcctcctttactaTGACCTTCAGTCCTGGTACACCAGCTTCAGCTTGACCCAGGCTCTCTCCAGCATGTGACAGCTGGAGTCCACCACTAGGGGGCAGTGTGACGGTCTCTTCCGCATGCGCCTGCTTCCTGTGTCTCCTCAGACTGGAGGCAGTGAAGAAGTCCTTGTGACAGTAGGAGCAGCGGTAACCTTTTACCCCGgtgtgtgtcctctggtgtgCCCTTAGGAACCCCGGCTGGGTGAAACTCTTCCTGCACTCGGAGCAGCTGTACGGTCTCTCCTCGGAGAAGCTTTGCTGGTGTCTCTTCAGGTCTCCCAGGGAGAGGAACCTCTTACCACAGTCGGGGCATGGGTGTGGTCTCTCCTTGATGTGTACCTACACCCAGGACCACATTGAAAATAAGTGTATTTAAAAGGAATGTTTTTTTGATAAACTATCAGCGTTTTTGCTTTGGACAAAAAGTGCtctatcttgaaaacttgacttcTGACATgcacaatttttggggggggttgtagtACCATTGGCTAATGAATGAAAATACCAAAAATATATTGTTTGACTAAAGTGATCCTTTAGTCAAACCTGGAATCCGTATTTGGTGAAACTGCTGTTTGGAATATTACAATAATAAAGAAGTTACTGAAAACGATAAACACTTTACTTTTCCCTCTGACATCATTGCACGCGCGCAAGAACACCATATTTTTGGTGCGCTGCTGGACCATCAACAACATTAGCGCCTGGGTGAACAGTGGCACTGTTTCCCCCCTTTACGGATTTCAGCTTTAACACTTTCATTGTCCTCTAggatttctttgtacttttaaaaatgtttttaaaccgAACAACAATTGAAATAAAGAAATAGGGGATACATCCCAAATGTTCCtgtattctatatatatatacacacagtgagggaaaaaagtatttgatcccctgctgattttgtacgtttgcccactgaaaaagaaatgatcagtctataattttaatggtaggtttatttgaacagtgagagacagaataacaacaaaaaatccagaaaaa is a window from the Salmo trutta chromosome 38, fSalTru1.1, whole genome shotgun sequence genome containing:
- the LOC115178663 gene encoding zinc finger protein 850 isoform X1; its protein translation is MDEKSADQAASLSPLRHNAGADCNHGDQSSLLSQQKMVLENHDYHRETLASKVSAEERGVWCESDVPVVQQNNLYNTTSSMKKSFPCSVCGRLFTTKQSRDRHVKTHTGEKPFHCTVCGKSFSQQSSFRIHQRSHTGEKPYRCLELDCGKSFYQSGALLRHGRGHAEGSTRLRAAGDVLLVQHDDTSNKNSKLQAVVDVLPEQEDVLLAEGDSPAPPPSSVPSTPGGLPVRHWQNHNNTSHTNTCQKCGEQFPTFYKLRVHLTTHRGEKPFSCPDCGQRFSARGYMESHQRVHIKERPHPCPDCGKRFLSLGDLKRHQQSFSEERPYSCSECRKSFTQPGFLRAHQRTHTGVKGYRCSYCHKDFFTASSLRRHRKQAHAEETVTLPPSGGLQLSHAGESLGQAEAGVPGLKVIVKEEEDPAFGDSSNNHHSETTKESLPAAVEHKQQHKQHHSCHRRAHPCPVCGKEFPIAYKLQVHMRIHTGEKPYSCSVCGKSFAQKGSLTLHQIVHTGEKPYSCPDCGNTFSQMISLKRHQLLHTGERPYRCSDCGRSYTQQRNLRAHQLKHTAERLHCCSVCGKSFFTPSGLRDHQRSHTGEKPFPCSVCGKSFSRPGLLREHQQTHTGDGGQVERDRSKDPGDQSSPKPKESLGETLGLKIIVEELEKEEEGKEAREEEDEEVGGLINSDGEEVGHVSLSRKSPVPVFVSGEIPSTSAEPEQHQQIQEKRCRTKKPHLCSVCGKEFPKPSKLVAHLRTHSGEKPFRCSMCGRGFSTGGITLQRHLLTHTGEKPYHCSLCGKRFIQRGNLLKHQKVHTGEKPYSCSVCGRSFPRFERLKDHQRTHTGEKPQSCDVCGMRFSYASSLKVHRRMHTGERPYQCSVCGESFNSTANLRKHRQSHTGDNGSANMKRGRLLRSSHTGEGSAAVTVKRGRLLRSSHTGEGSAPVTGGCQTAGGDAQGTVVKDKSSLGPDQGHGEGCSQTSTLYVDSKEEEEEEVGGLINSEGEEVNWDYLTLQGRKSVSEKFENQDEDEEDGYGMEEEEIGGLINSDGEEIGWDRHRIRQSVSRPSDSEESPSASGEPEQHQENHNNTKTKSHHCFRCGKDFANISNLRRHQKRHSGESSEHRSDSEARKSHCCPECGRDCKKLSALQKHMKIHTGEKPYPCSVCGKQFRERTALRDHQKVHTREKPYPCPDCGKRFAHSGAMKRHLLTHTGEKPYSCSVCGRSYTQIGRLREHERTHSEEKHDCSVCWRSFSKATALVAHFRTHTGERPYSCEVCGKSYVRTQNLRAHQRKSHSSSLPNPGTGTGENLAAEVKSEEDSISISDEEEKELMLAGWRKTRTSLSH
- the LOC115178663 gene encoding zinc finger protein 850 isoform X2 translates to MDESADQAASLSPLRHNAGADCNHGDQSSLLSQQKMVLENHDYHRETLASKVSAEERGVWCESDVPVVQQNNLYNTTSSMKKSFPCSVCGRLFTTKQSRDRHVKTHTGEKPFHCTVCGKSFSQQSSFRIHQRSHTGEKPYRCLELDCGKSFYQSGALLRHGRGHAEGSTRLRAAGDVLLVQHDDTSNKNSKLQAVVDVLPEQEDVLLAEGDSPAPPPSSVPSTPGGLPVRHWQNHNNTSHTNTCQKCGEQFPTFYKLRVHLTTHRGEKPFSCPDCGQRFSARGYMESHQRVHIKERPHPCPDCGKRFLSLGDLKRHQQSFSEERPYSCSECRKSFTQPGFLRAHQRTHTGVKGYRCSYCHKDFFTASSLRRHRKQAHAEETVTLPPSGGLQLSHAGESLGQAEAGVPGLKVIVKEEEDPAFGDSSNNHHSETTKESLPAAVEHKQQHKQHHSCHRRAHPCPVCGKEFPIAYKLQVHMRIHTGEKPYSCSVCGKSFAQKGSLTLHQIVHTGEKPYSCPDCGNTFSQMISLKRHQLLHTGERPYRCSDCGRSYTQQRNLRAHQLKHTAERLHCCSVCGKSFFTPSGLRDHQRSHTGEKPFPCSVCGKSFSRPGLLREHQQTHTGDGGQVERDRSKDPGDQSSPKPKESLGETLGLKIIVEELEKEEEGKEAREEEDEEVGGLINSDGEEVGHVSLSRKSPVPVFVSGEIPSTSAEPEQHQQIQEKRCRTKKPHLCSVCGKEFPKPSKLVAHLRTHSGEKPFRCSMCGRGFSTGGITLQRHLLTHTGEKPYHCSLCGKRFIQRGNLLKHQKVHTGEKPYSCSVCGRSFPRFERLKDHQRTHTGEKPQSCDVCGMRFSYASSLKVHRRMHTGERPYQCSVCGESFNSTANLRKHRQSHTGDNGSANMKRGRLLRSSHTGEGSAAVTVKRGRLLRSSHTGEGSAPVTGGCQTAGGDAQGTVVKDKSSLGPDQGHGEGCSQTSTLYVDSKEEEEEEVGGLINSEGEEVNWDYLTLQGRKSVSEKFENQDEDEEDGYGMEEEEIGGLINSDGEEIGWDRHRIRQSVSRPSDSEESPSASGEPEQHQENHNNTKTKSHHCFRCGKDFANISNLRRHQKRHSGESSEHRSDSEARKSHCCPECGRDCKKLSALQKHMKIHTGEKPYPCSVCGKQFRERTALRDHQKVHTREKPYPCPDCGKRFAHSGAMKRHLLTHTGEKPYSCSVCGRSYTQIGRLREHERTHSEEKHDCSVCWRSFSKATALVAHFRTHTGERPYSCEVCGKSYVRTQNLRAHQRKSHSSSLPNPGTGTGENLAAEVKSEEDSISISDEEEKELMLAGWRKTRTSLSH